aataAGTTGTCTTTTTCCTGTTCCAGCAATCTGCCATGGACATTCCTGGCTTGAACCTCAGCCAGCAAGAATATTATCCCTACGTGTACTACAAAATCGACTGCAACCTGCTGGACTTCAAATAGAAGAACCATACTCAGTCACGTGCCCCTCTTTTTGTTTTGTCTCTGTGAATAAGTTAAATTAAACTGTATATTGCTGAACTCTTGTTCTAGTCACCCTGTCGTGCATGCTCATTCATATTCAGAGATACTTCTCATTGCTGTTCAATCAATGAGGACAGGAGAGTATCTATATCTGCTGCCCCTAGTAcgttgtttacattttttttttaagaacgtCATTGTGTTATCATATGTGCAGGTGAATGAAATTATGCATTTTAAGTCATTCCACTCATTTTTTTGTGACATGTAGTAGCTACATCTGATGTTAGTGATATTAATGTGTGTGGACAACTGTGTTTTTAACCTTTGCTCTTTAAAATGCACCAGTGGTCCATTTAAACaacgagagagaaaaaaaatgttacaaagatgcaatataaatgtgattttATGTACATTTGGTGTTAAAAGAATTATATGTGCGAAATTATTGTGTCATGgaaccaaaatataaaattaatataagTACAAAAAATGAGTAGTGCTTTTTTGTGGTGTTTTGTTCAGCAACTAAATTTGCATTTTCCAGAAGGAAACAGCAGACAAATGCAGGAAAGAAAGCCAACTGCACTTCAATTATATTCTTGTAAATTAGATTTTAAATGATGAACATTGTAACAATGCAAATTAGGGTGAGAGacatttcttcttcttcttttttaagtATAAAAGGTATACTTGAagcgttagttcaccccaaaatgaaaatgctgtcattatttactcaccctcatggcgTTCCTCCAGacccttcattcatcttcagaacacaaaagaagatatttttgttgaaatccaaaaGCTTTCTGAcctctccatagacagcaatttaataaacactttcaaggcccttACAGCTGAAAGGAATAAAACATTGTtcaaatagtccatgtgactccactCCAGTGATTCAACCTTAACTTTAGAAAGCACCgtgaatactttttgtgcgcaaaaataacgactttattgtGTCAGTCTCATACGCTGAGTTACTGTAAACGTGCAGCTTCCGAATTACCTCAGAGCTACGCCAGCATGCATCAAACTCTcctgaagccaatacggaagtgactttaCGACGCTCTTCAGAAACCTACAGGTGATGTCACGGAatctacgtccatatttttttctccataaTCCTGCATGACGAGTTAATAGGGCAATTGCTCTAAAAAGCAATCAGTAGCAGAAGCAGCAAGAGGCAGTGGTTTGAGATTGAGTGAGAAAATgacacgctattatcaagtccatATCTCCCTGGGTCCGGTTCTGGATGTCCAAATTTGGCCAAGCGTCCCCTGACGCCCCTCTGGCGCCaggcctggttttgtgtgtttttcgtGGCATTCACGCTGAAAACCAATGCTTTctctcagtctttttgccactcagttgGCGTAACCGCaattataagtaaaaaaaaagagccaTATAAACAAGTAAAACCTAACTATCACGTCCTTTTAATAGAGTGATGTTTTATTCATAAATCATTAGAAATTGACTgtttatgaattaattaaaatattaaatatatatatttttaaatatgaatatataatataaatatttaataactaGTAGATCTTAGTCTAAGTGCTGAAATCACACGCGTCCGTGTTTATATGATCGCGTTCAGGGTGACGCGCAACATCGCCGCGCGCGTCTCACCAGATCTGCTGATCCCCGCGCGAGATGAGAATGACTGCAGCAGATCTGAGCTCGTGTGTGTGAGGATGCTCACGGGCTCGATGGGCTGTGGGGGAAGCAGATCCGCCGCGATCGAACCCCGATATTACGAGAGCAGAGACACCGAGTCGACGTGGCTTACGAGCACGGACACAGAGACGCAACGGTCAGCTGCCGGTAACGGAACCGGGGCGAGCGAGAATGAGAAAACGGCAACAGCAGCAGCTCCAGCAGCCGGATCAGGTCAGACATCATCTTTATTAAAAACGAGCATAAAATAGGCATTACTAGTGATACACACCTTAACGAAAGTACTACGGCATTGCCATGAAAAATAAACTGGCATTCATATTCGTTGTACCTTACTGTTTCTGCATGAATGTTAATCTGACACCCTCACCGAGGCCCATGATATGATGTatagtacacagaaaaaaagaaagaaatataggctaccTAACTAATATTTACCTTTGTAGTGCCCAGATCCCATAGTTAGGCTAATTACTGTGGTAATTTGGTATCAACCGTGTCATCATAATAACTAAAGCTGGAGCTTTTAGAATAAACATTAGTAAAAACATGAATTCAGTCCAAATGTTTGTCTGGTTGTGTACATCAGTGGTTCTCAATGGGCCTCCAGACGACttaaaattattcaaaataagacTAAACAAgcgtaaaaataaaatatgtatttatttattttggtttaCACTGTTTGCAGGATTCCCACTGTGTGTGTCAACCtgtatatatttctttaaaagtCATGTAAATAACTAAAATCTTAACTTCATGTATTTCTATAATGAATACACATTTATGCCAAGCTCTAAATATTTTATCAGGTAGtgagtaaaaatatatatattttaaatatcctCAATCCATGAATGACTGGAAAACCCATGTACATGTATTGGCTACATAGAGTGGAAAAAACTTCTACattttatttagaaaatgtttgttctattttaattataatattgttattattatgtttttatttatgtatagaAACTACAGTAGTGATCAAAGGTGACGTCTGGCCTGGGACATCTtcaccctttattcaaatattataaaattgtaAGCAGTTGTGCTTGGAGTCAATATTATTTTTGATAACAcaatgaaacatgccaaatggtGCAGAGATAATGTATGCTTTTTCCTTTTTTccaatttttttcttctatgcATTTTTAATACAGACATCACCTTTGGCCACTACTCTAGGAGTGCCCATagattaaaataagaaaaacaaaTCTACGGCTAGGGATCCTTTGTCAAAAAAGTTTGAGATCTATTGGTCTACATACTGTTGTTGGAAACATTTCAGGAGAACTTGGGTATATCTTTCGAGCAGACGTTACTCTGAATTGAGAAACACACTTCCCGTCGGTGGCTGCAGTCGTCCAAGTCTAATTCTAAACAGTATACGTTGTAATTTATCCACATTTCAGGGGGAGGGATTTACAAAGTAGAGGAGGAgacaatttaaacaaaagaaTGCAAATGGTAAAGGTACAGGTAAAAGGGACACACTCCATACATTTCAGTGTCACCAGTCCTACTCCTAATCCTATCAGCCTAACAGTGCCAATCAACGCATAGATGCAAACCGAATCACTCTgacaatgttgcttatagatCAGGAAGTGCATAAAGACTGATTAGCTTGATCTCATTAGAATGTAGTCAATCTGTACCTCAAAACTGTAAAACATTATGTACATAACAAACTGtttgtatactattacattggaaccttgatataacattttatacatttgtaATCCCACACTGTACATATGAAGAACTTTTGTGCTGTTGTTGCTGTAAAGGTCAAAGGGAAGAGAAGCCCATGCCGGTGACCAGAGGCTCTTCTGTCAAGGAGAAGAAGCTGGTGAACACCGGCACACAGTGTGGCAAACGCGCCACGCTCACAGACAGCACCCAAAGGAGACCGGCCCACAGAGACGAGGTCAGAGGCATCAACACTCGTGCTCACGTCATACTTCACCTCATAATCcaaaaggaatagttcactaaaaaatgtatattctttcattaattactcactcaCACTTGTTGTTCCAAAACCATAAGACTGttgtttatcttcagaacacaaatgaagatctttatGATGAAATTGGAGAGatttctcattggttcttgaggattCTCAAACGCGTTgcctaacacgagaatgaacctcattggttctcgctgaagctcaaacgtgctgcgtaacacaagaatgaacctcattggttctcgctgaagctcagactagatgcgtaacacgagaatgaacctcattggtttttgctgaagctcaaacgtgctgcgtaacatgagaatgaacctcattggtttttgaggaagctcaaacgtgctgcgtaacacaagaatgaacctcattggttctcgctgaagctcagacaaaatgcgtaacacgagaatgaacctcattggttcttgctgaagctcagacgagatgcgtaacacgagaatgaacctcattggttcttgctgaagctcaaacgtgatgcgtaacacgagaatgaacctcattggttcttgctgaagctcaaacgtgatgcgtaacacgagaatgaacctcattggttcttgaggaagctcaaacgtgatgcgtaacacgagaatgaacctcattggttcttgctgaagctcaaacgtgatgcgtaacacgagaatgaacctcattggttcttgaggaagctcaaacgtgatgcgtaacacgagaatgaacctctttggttcttgaggaagctcaaacgtgatgcgtaacacgagaatgaacctcattggttcttgaggaagctcagacgatatgcgtaacacgagattgaacttcattggttcttgctgaagctcaaatgtgatgcgtaacatgagaatgaacctcattggttcttgaggaagctcaggcgagatgcgtaacacgagaatgaacctcattggttcttgaggaagctcagacgagatgcgtaacacgagaatgaacctcattggttcttgctgaagctcaaatgtgatgcgtaacatgagaatgaacctcattggttcttgctgaagctcaaatgtgatgcgtaacatgagaatgaacctcattggttcttgaggaagctcagacgtgatgcgtaacacgagaatgaacctcattggttcttgaggaagctcagacgagatgcgtaacacgagaatgaacctcattggttcttgaggaagctcagacgagatgcgtaacacgagaatgaacctcattggttcttgctgaagctcaaatgtgatgcgtaacatgagaatgaacctcattggttcttgaggaagct
This DNA window, taken from Pseudorasbora parva isolate DD20220531a chromosome 7, ASM2467924v1, whole genome shotgun sequence, encodes the following:
- the baalca gene encoding BAALC binder of MAP3K1 and KLF4 a, translating into MIAFRVTRNIAARVSPDLLIPARDENDCSRSELVCVRMLTGSMGCGGSRSAAIEPRYYESRDTESTWLTSTDTETQRSAAGNGTGASENEKTATAAAPAAGSGQREEKPMPVTRGSSVKEKKLVNTGTQCGKRATLTDSTQRRPAHRDEGKSKSKKPPHAEGVRSVRPAVSAEVMP